One region of Chryseobacterium sp. SORGH_AS_0447 genomic DNA includes:
- a CDS encoding aldo/keto reductase: protein MLYRKLGNSELEVSAITFGAWAAGGWMWGSTDRNEAIEAIKASYDVGVTSIDTAPIYGQGTSEEIVGEAIKGISRDKVQILTKFGMRWDLAKGDFAMHSKNNDGKDIDVYKFAGRDSIIYECEQSLQRLGTDYIDLYQIHWPDSTTPIEETFEAVSRLVEQGKVRFAGVCNYNAQQMAEAEKTLELVSNQIPFSMVNRGIEEETVPYCIENNKSILAYSPLERGLLTGKIKPGYKFQEGDHRASHKHFQPDFIEKTNALLDKIKPIADQHNVSLGQLVLRWTIERPGITVALAGARNAEQAVQNAKSADINLSAEEINTINDLVNQF, encoded by the coding sequence ATGCTATACAGAAAATTAGGAAACAGCGAGCTTGAGGTTTCAGCGATTACCTTCGGCGCGTGGGCTGCCGGAGGATGGATGTGGGGAAGCACCGACAGGAATGAGGCTATTGAAGCCATCAAGGCGTCTTATGATGTGGGCGTAACCTCTATAGATACCGCTCCGATCTATGGGCAGGGAACCAGTGAAGAAATCGTAGGAGAAGCCATTAAAGGAATTTCTCGTGATAAAGTTCAGATCCTTACCAAATTCGGGATGCGCTGGGATCTTGCAAAAGGAGATTTTGCGATGCACAGCAAAAACAATGACGGAAAAGACATCGATGTTTACAAATTTGCAGGCAGAGACAGTATTATTTATGAATGTGAACAAAGTCTTCAAAGACTGGGTACGGATTATATCGATCTGTACCAAATTCACTGGCCGGATTCCACTACGCCGATTGAAGAGACTTTTGAAGCGGTGTCAAGACTTGTGGAACAGGGAAAAGTCCGTTTTGCGGGTGTATGCAATTACAATGCACAGCAGATGGCGGAAGCGGAAAAAACGCTGGAATTGGTTTCGAACCAGATTCCATTCAGTATGGTAAACCGCGGCATCGAAGAGGAAACCGTTCCTTACTGCATCGAGAACAACAAATCGATCTTAGCATACAGTCCGCTTGAAAGAGGTTTATTAACAGGAAAAATTAAGCCGGGATATAAGTTCCAGGAAGGTGACCACCGAGCAAGCCACAAGCATTTCCAACCGGACTTCATCGAGAAAACCAATGCACTGTTGGATAAAATAAAACCTATTGCAGATCAGCACAATGTAAGTTTAGGACAGCTTGTTCTCCGATGGACGATCGAAAGACCGGGAATTACCGTTGCACTGGCGGGAGCGAGAAATGCAGAACAAGCGGTTCAGAATGCTAAATCAGCCGACATCAATCTAAGTGCTGAGGAAATAAATACCATTAATGATCTGGTAAATCAATTTTAG
- a CDS encoding GNAT family N-acetyltransferase, whose translation MTSIHIREASADDLKTIQALGKQTFYETFAPHNSEEQIQQYLKESFAEDKLTKELNNPHSQFFIAWEGENPVGYLKLNSGKAQTELQDDASLEIERIYVKSSYQGKKVGQLLYTKAWETAVEQKKKYLWLGVWEQNLRAVAFYKKNGFEEFDKHIFRMGSEEQTDLMMRKILDQSQIS comes from the coding sequence ATGACATCCATTCATATCAGAGAAGCATCTGCTGATGATCTCAAAACCATACAGGCGTTGGGAAAGCAGACTTTTTACGAAACTTTTGCACCGCACAATTCGGAAGAACAGATTCAGCAATACCTTAAGGAAAGCTTTGCAGAGGATAAGCTGACGAAAGAACTGAACAATCCGCATTCTCAATTTTTTATTGCCTGGGAAGGTGAAAATCCGGTAGGTTATTTAAAGCTGAATTCAGGAAAGGCACAGACGGAATTACAGGATGATGCTTCACTGGAAATCGAAAGGATTTATGTTAAAAGTTCCTATCAAGGCAAGAAAGTCGGCCAGCTTCTGTACACAAAAGCGTGGGAAACAGCCGTTGAACAGAAGAAAAAATATCTGTGGCTGGGCGTTTGGGAACAAAACCTGCGGGCCGTCGCATTTTACAAGAAGAACGGCTTCGAAGAATTTGATAAACATATTTTCAGGATGGGCAGTGAGGAGCAGACCGACCTGATGATGCGGAAAATACTGGATCAGTCTCAAATCTCATAA
- a CDS encoding ATP-dependent DNA ligase: MKNFAELINALESTNKTNAKIDAIIDYLERAPDDDKVWFIALFTGKRPKRNVNSNYMKEWALDITQLPFWLFQESYSSVGDLGETISLILPPPTEKIERSLSEWMDDIVNLKDKTDAEKKDFILTSWNGLDYTERLIFNKLLGGSFRIGVSDKTLINALTKFSEQESSALMHSLMGKWLPNEVSFQELIAAENVNPDNSKPYPFCLAYPLEKDLEDLGTPKEWLIEYKWDGIRGQIIKRNDEVFIWSRGEELVTEQFPEVKEAVEKMNGNFVIDGEILAVKDDKVLNFNELQKRLNRKTLTKKMLSEIPIQVFAYDLLELEGNDLREKPISARRAMLEELLLNETPEHIKISEVIEFNDWNELDKIREASREINSEGLMLKQKNSLYHSGRKKGDWWKWKINPLTIDAVLIYAQKGSGRRSAYYTDYTFAVKNEDKLVTIAKAYSGLTDKEIMEVSKFVNKNAIEKFGPVRTVKPELVFEIAFEGIGFSNRHKSGVALRFPRILRWRKDKTVEEIDDLEEIKKLIQ; this comes from the coding sequence ATGAAGAATTTTGCCGAGCTGATCAATGCACTGGAAAGCACGAATAAAACCAATGCTAAGATCGATGCCATCATCGATTACCTGGAGCGTGCGCCCGACGATGATAAAGTATGGTTTATCGCCCTGTTTACGGGCAAAAGGCCAAAACGGAACGTCAACAGCAATTACATGAAAGAATGGGCACTGGATATTACGCAGCTGCCTTTCTGGCTGTTCCAGGAAAGTTATTCTTCCGTAGGAGATTTGGGTGAAACCATATCATTGATCCTTCCTCCGCCAACCGAAAAAATAGAACGTTCCCTGTCCGAATGGATGGATGATATCGTGAATCTTAAAGATAAAACAGACGCTGAGAAAAAAGATTTCATTCTCACTTCATGGAACGGATTGGATTATACCGAACGGCTGATTTTCAATAAACTTTTGGGGGGAAGCTTCCGGATCGGTGTCTCCGATAAAACGCTGATTAATGCACTTACGAAATTTTCAGAACAGGAATCGAGTGCTTTGATGCACAGCTTAATGGGAAAATGGCTTCCGAATGAAGTCTCCTTCCAGGAGCTGATTGCTGCGGAGAATGTGAACCCGGACAATTCAAAACCTTACCCATTCTGCTTGGCCTATCCGCTGGAAAAAGATCTTGAAGATCTCGGAACTCCGAAGGAATGGCTGATTGAATATAAATGGGACGGAATCCGCGGACAGATCATTAAAAGAAATGATGAAGTATTCATCTGGTCCAGAGGGGAAGAACTGGTGACCGAGCAGTTCCCCGAAGTAAAGGAAGCCGTTGAAAAAATGAATGGAAATTTTGTGATCGACGGGGAAATCCTGGCGGTAAAAGACGATAAAGTTTTAAATTTTAATGAATTACAGAAACGCTTAAACCGGAAAACATTAACAAAGAAAATGTTATCTGAAATCCCGATACAGGTTTTTGCATATGACCTCCTGGAACTGGAAGGCAATGATTTAAGGGAAAAACCCATCTCCGCAAGAAGGGCAATGCTGGAAGAACTGCTGTTAAACGAAACTCCCGAACATATCAAAATCTCCGAAGTCATTGAATTTAATGACTGGAATGAACTGGATAAGATCCGGGAAGCTTCCAGGGAGATCAACAGTGAAGGATTAATGCTGAAACAGAAAAATTCGCTCTACCATTCCGGCAGAAAAAAAGGCGACTGGTGGAAATGGAAAATTAATCCGCTGACGATCGACGCCGTTCTCATTTATGCACAAAAAGGCAGCGGACGAAGAAGCGCCTACTACACCGATTATACTTTTGCCGTGAAAAATGAAGATAAGCTGGTTACCATAGCCAAGGCCTATTCCGGTTTAACAGATAAGGAAATTATGGAAGTCAGCAAATTTGTCAATAAAAATGCCATCGAAAAATTCGGTCCTGTACGAACCGTTAAGCCCGAACTGGTTTTTGAAATCGCCTTTGAGGGCATCGGTTTCAGCAACCGCCATAAAAGTGGTGTCGCTCTGCGTTTTCCCAGAATCTTAAGATGGAGGAAAGATAAAACAGTGGAGGAAATTGATGATTTGGAGGAAATTAAAAAACTTATACAGTAG
- a CDS encoding DsbA family oxidoreductase: MKVEIWSDVMCPFCYIGKNNFEKALAQLPFKDEVEVEWKSFQLDPSLNPEETKTTLEYFREKKGFPEAQAQQMIGQVKQMGNGSGIDFHFEKALITNTFSAHKILHLAKKYKKSNEMEEALFIAHFIDGKNVGDDETLISLAESLGIDREEAREVLNSDTFNAEISQDIQEARNNGVSGVPFFILNGKYAVSGAQPAELFVNALQQTYDETVIPFKDSPENGASCDTTGCEI, from the coding sequence ATGAAAGTAGAAATCTGGTCGGATGTGATGTGTCCGTTTTGCTATATCGGGAAAAACAATTTTGAAAAGGCTCTGGCGCAGCTACCTTTTAAAGATGAGGTAGAAGTGGAGTGGAAGAGCTTCCAGCTTGATCCTTCTTTGAACCCGGAAGAAACCAAAACCACTTTGGAATATTTCAGGGAAAAGAAAGGATTTCCGGAAGCACAGGCACAGCAGATGATCGGCCAGGTAAAACAAATGGGTAACGGTTCCGGAATCGATTTCCATTTTGAAAAAGCACTTATTACCAACACTTTTTCAGCACATAAGATCCTTCATCTGGCTAAAAAATATAAAAAATCCAATGAAATGGAGGAGGCACTTTTCATTGCGCATTTCATCGACGGAAAAAATGTCGGGGATGATGAAACTTTAATTTCATTAGCTGAATCTTTGGGGATTGACAGAGAAGAAGCCCGAGAGGTCTTGAATTCAGACACTTTTAATGCGGAAATCAGCCAGGACATCCAGGAAGCCAGGAATAATGGGGTTTCAGGAGTTCCCTTCTTTATCCTGAACGGTAAATATGCAGTTTCAGGAGCACAGCCTGCAGAACTTTTTGTAAACGCTCTTCAACAGACCTACGACGAAACGGTTATTCCTTTTAAAGACAGCCCGGAAAATGGCGCTTCCTGTGATACAACTGGTTGTGAAATTTAA
- a CDS encoding MBL fold metallo-hydrolase, translated as MKIIPLKEGNFSTDAAKDFTLLTEENKDALKGIKMSVTPFLIVTEKDVILLDAGIGWKNEKGNTVISEILEKENMHRDQVTKILLSHLHKDHIETTITRTANSFEPTFPNAKIYIQRRELAFALENKDSHSFDFDTLEKLIQLENIVWMDEDKGNISEEISFEVVGGHTPFMQVFWIREGNETVFYGADNLPQESYLKYHLAYKSDFDGRKAMELRIGWVKAAAENNWKILLYHDLYKSIIAY; from the coding sequence ATGAAGATCATACCACTGAAAGAAGGAAATTTTTCTACCGATGCAGCCAAAGATTTTACGCTTTTAACAGAAGAAAACAAGGATGCGCTGAAAGGAATAAAAATGTCGGTTACTCCGTTTCTGATTGTTACTGAAAAGGATGTTATCCTGCTGGATGCCGGGATCGGCTGGAAAAATGAAAAAGGAAATACGGTGATCTCTGAAATTCTTGAAAAAGAAAACATGCATCGGGACCAGGTTACGAAAATACTGCTTTCCCATCTTCATAAAGACCATATTGAAACCACCATTACCCGTACTGCAAATAGCTTCGAGCCAACTTTTCCGAATGCGAAAATCTACATCCAGAGAAGGGAACTGGCATTTGCCCTGGAAAATAAAGACAGTCATTCCTTTGATTTTGACACGCTGGAAAAACTGATACAGCTTGAAAATATTGTCTGGATGGATGAGGACAAAGGAAATATTTCAGAAGAAATTTCTTTTGAAGTCGTCGGCGGCCACACCCCTTTTATGCAGGTATTCTGGATCCGGGAAGGTAATGAAACGGTTTTCTACGGAGCGGATAATCTTCCGCAGGAATCTTATTTAAAGTACCATCTTGCCTATAAAAGCGATTTCGACGGCCGGAAAGCAATGGAATTAAGAATTGGCTGGGTAAAAGCCGCGGCAGAAAACAACTGGAAAATTTTGCTGTACCACGACCTCTATAAATCCATTATAGCCTATTAA
- a CDS encoding ligase-associated DNA damage response DEXH box helicase: MTAFENTGGYQIIQNWMGDKGIAPFKFQTETWWKFGNGYSGMVVAPTGFGKTYSVFLALISDFLNHPEKYKKGLKMIWITPLRSLSKDIAKAMQEAIDEIGLDWAVGVRNGDTDPKIRQQQVKNMPEILVATPESLHLLLGQKNHQRFFTNLQTIVIDEWHELLGSKRGVMIELGISRLRTYVPKMKIWGITATIGNLEEAMEVLIPYDIKKTKITAKEKKKIDILSVFPDEVEILPWAGHLGHKLADKVVPIILNSNSTIVFTNTRSQSEMWYQLLLNAYPDFAGQIAIHHSSIDAHLRIWIEENLSCGKLKAVVSTSSLDLGIDFKPVDTVIQIGSAKGVARFLQRAGRSGHSPFETSKIYCVPTHSLELIEVSALKEAVKNNVIEPRDPQVLCFDVLVQFLMTLAVGDGFLPNELYPKIKETYAFREMTEEEWKGMLDFLTIGGKALKSYEEFHKIVVDDQGLYKVTSRRIAMLHRMNMGVIVSDAMLKVKFISGGYIGMVEEYFISRLKKEDKFILAGRVLEVAMIKDMTVFVRASKGKAFAPSYLGGRLPLSTNLGQFLREKLSGALNPKASEKELKFLHPLLSNQEERSHIPKEDEFLVELIKNREGYHLFMYPFEGRLVHEVMAALVAYRISKLAPISFSMAMNDYGFELFSDKEIPLNEENLGRILTRDNLMNDVISSINAAEMARRKFRDIAVISGMVVQNFPGQQRSNKSLQSSAGLIFKVLEDYDPNHFLVRQAYTEVFNAQLQEQRLVEAFKRIEKSKIILKFANTFTPLSFPIKVDSLRQTLSSEDLDSRIQKLIQQATKVK; this comes from the coding sequence TTGACAGCATTCGAAAATACCGGCGGTTACCAAATCATCCAGAACTGGATGGGCGATAAAGGCATTGCTCCCTTTAAATTTCAGACGGAAACGTGGTGGAAATTCGGGAACGGATACAGCGGAATGGTTGTTGCGCCTACGGGATTCGGAAAAACCTATTCCGTTTTTTTAGCCCTGATTTCCGATTTCCTGAACCATCCTGAAAAATATAAAAAAGGACTGAAAATGATCTGGATCACGCCGCTCCGTTCGCTTTCCAAAGATATTGCAAAGGCCATGCAGGAAGCGATTGATGAGATCGGCCTCGACTGGGCAGTAGGTGTACGGAACGGTGATACGGATCCGAAAATCCGCCAGCAGCAGGTTAAGAACATGCCGGAAATTCTGGTGGCAACACCGGAAAGTTTACATTTGCTGTTGGGTCAAAAAAATCATCAGCGGTTTTTTACCAATTTGCAGACCATTGTGATTGACGAATGGCACGAGCTGCTTGGTTCCAAGCGTGGGGTAATGATTGAGCTTGGCATTTCGCGGCTCAGGACCTACGTGCCTAAAATGAAAATCTGGGGAATCACGGCTACCATCGGCAATCTTGAAGAAGCAATGGAAGTTCTCATTCCGTATGATATTAAAAAAACAAAAATCACCGCCAAAGAGAAAAAGAAGATCGACATTCTTTCCGTTTTTCCGGATGAAGTCGAAATTTTGCCCTGGGCGGGACATTTGGGGCATAAACTGGCCGATAAAGTGGTTCCGATCATCCTGAATTCCAACTCCACCATTGTTTTTACCAATACCAGAAGCCAGAGTGAAATGTGGTATCAGCTGTTGCTGAATGCTTATCCGGATTTTGCCGGGCAGATCGCGATTCACCACAGTTCCATTGATGCCCATCTCAGAATATGGATCGAAGAAAACCTAAGCTGCGGAAAATTAAAAGCCGTGGTTTCCACTTCATCACTGGATCTGGGAATCGATTTTAAGCCGGTAGATACCGTGATCCAGATCGGTTCTGCAAAAGGGGTAGCCAGATTCCTGCAACGGGCAGGACGAAGCGGTCACTCCCCTTTTGAAACGTCAAAAATCTACTGTGTACCGACCCATTCACTAGAGCTGATCGAAGTTTCGGCTCTCAAGGAAGCGGTAAAAAATAACGTCATCGAACCACGGGATCCGCAGGTGCTCTGTTTTGATGTTCTGGTCCAGTTTTTAATGACGCTGGCCGTTGGAGACGGTTTTCTTCCCAATGAACTTTATCCTAAAATTAAAGAGACGTATGCTTTCCGAGAAATGACCGAAGAAGAATGGAAAGGCATGCTGGACTTCCTGACCATCGGTGGAAAGGCCCTGAAAAGTTATGAAGAGTTTCACAAGATTGTCGTTGATGATCAAGGTCTGTATAAAGTGACTTCCCGGAGAATTGCCATGCTCCATAGGATGAATATGGGCGTGATCGTCAGCGATGCTATGCTGAAGGTAAAATTCATTTCCGGCGGTTATATCGGCATGGTGGAAGAATATTTTATTTCGAGATTAAAAAAAGAAGATAAGTTTATCCTGGCCGGCCGTGTGCTTGAAGTAGCCATGATCAAAGATATGACTGTCTTTGTACGTGCTTCCAAAGGAAAAGCTTTTGCCCCGAGTTATCTGGGCGGAAGGCTTCCGTTGAGTACGAATCTCGGGCAGTTTCTGAGGGAAAAGTTATCCGGTGCCCTGAATCCGAAAGCTTCTGAAAAGGAACTGAAATTCCTTCACCCACTGTTGTCGAATCAGGAAGAACGTTCCCACATTCCGAAAGAAGATGAATTCCTGGTAGAACTTATCAAAAACCGGGAAGGTTATCATTTATTTATGTATCCTTTTGAAGGACGGCTGGTGCATGAAGTGATGGCTGCCCTGGTTGCCTACAGAATTTCCAAGCTCGCTCCGATCTCATTTTCAATGGCAATGAACGATTACGGCTTTGAACTATTCAGTGATAAGGAAATTCCTTTGAATGAAGAAAATCTGGGCCGGATTTTAACAAGAGATAACCTGATGAATGATGTTATTTCCAGCATCAATGCCGCAGAAATGGCAAGACGAAAATTTAGGGATATTGCGGTAATTTCCGGCATGGTGGTTCAGAATTTCCCGGGCCAGCAGCGTTCCAACAAGTCGCTTCAGAGCTCGGCCGGACTGATCTTCAAAGTGTTGGAAGATTACGATCCGAATCATTTTTTAGTACGGCAGGCTTATACCGAAGTGTTCAACGCCCAGCTTCAGGAACAGCGGCTTGTTGAAGCTTTCAAACGTATTGAAAAGTCAAAAATAATCCTGAAATTTGCCAATACATTTACCCCGCTAAGTTTCCCGATCAAAGTAGACAGCTTACGGCAGACACTTTCCAGCGAAGATCTGGATTCGAGGATCCAGAAGCTGATTCAACAAGCCACGAAAGTAAAATAG
- a CDS encoding nucleosidase yields the protein MIRINEGYEFPIEDTLFVFALDSEAGEVFNDKNKLITGIGKVNAAMELTKEIYRKRPKLIVNLGSAGSQSFHKGDVICCTKFIQRDMDVRGLGFSLYETPLSGVPPVLEYGLKRNDLPEGICGSGDSFEMNHSETVYNIVDMEAYPLALIAMKEKIPFLCLKYISDDAGSEAADDWAVQVHLASEAFNRLLFL from the coding sequence ATGATCAGAATAAACGAAGGATATGAATTTCCTATTGAAGATACCCTTTTTGTTTTCGCGCTGGACTCGGAAGCGGGAGAAGTTTTCAATGATAAAAACAAACTGATTACCGGCATCGGAAAAGTAAATGCCGCCATGGAACTGACAAAAGAAATTTACCGTAAAAGACCAAAACTCATTGTGAATCTGGGCTCTGCGGGAAGCCAGAGCTTTCACAAAGGAGACGTCATCTGCTGTACAAAATTCATCCAGCGGGATATGGATGTGAGAGGGCTCGGATTCAGCCTGTACGAAACCCCACTTTCCGGAGTACCGCCGGTTCTTGAATATGGCTTAAAAAGAAACGATCTTCCCGAAGGAATCTGCGGGAGCGGCGACAGTTTTGAGATGAACCATTCGGAAACGGTCTACAATATCGTTGACATGGAAGCCTATCCGTTGGCATTGATCGCCATGAAAGAAAAGATTCCGTTTCTGTGTTTAAAATATATCTCCGACGATGCCGGCAGTGAGGCAGCCGACGACTGGGCCGTTCAGGTACACCTTGCATCTGAAGCTTTCAACAGACTTTTATTTTTATAA
- a CDS encoding CatA-like O-acetyltransferase encodes MKVIDIESWNRKEHFEFFSNMASPYFGFTTEVDCTKAYDEAKELGRSFFAVYLHKSMMAIQTVDELKLRIVDGQVILYDEVHVGSTIGRQDGTFGFSFFHYSKNFEIFNERLQDQIRTVHHSTGLGIRNEVLPVNHIRHTTIPWNSFSALLHPTNFDPKESIPKITFGKFSIKDGRKFLPVSVEAHHGLADGLHLAKYIEEFQRHLNF; translated from the coding sequence ATGAAGGTAATTGATATTGAGAGCTGGAACAGAAAAGAACATTTTGAGTTTTTCTCTAACATGGCAAGCCCGTATTTTGGGTTTACTACCGAAGTAGACTGTACCAAAGCATATGATGAGGCTAAAGAACTAGGACGTTCTTTTTTTGCAGTTTACCTTCACAAATCCATGATGGCCATTCAAACGGTAGATGAACTCAAGCTGAGAATTGTTGACGGCCAGGTTATATTATATGATGAAGTGCACGTGGGAAGTACAATCGGAAGACAGGACGGAACTTTCGGATTCTCATTTTTCCATTATTCAAAGAATTTTGAAATTTTTAACGAAAGATTACAGGATCAGATCAGAACGGTTCATCATTCTACTGGCTTGGGCATCCGGAATGAAGTCTTGCCTGTAAATCACATCAGGCACACTACAATTCCGTGGAATTCTTTCAGTGCGTTGCTGCATCCAACCAATTTCGATCCGAAAGAATCCATTCCCAAAATTACCTTCGGGAAATTCAGCATCAAGGACGGAAGAAAGTTTTTGCCGGTTTCTGTAGAAGCCCACCATGGTCTGGCAGACGGCCTCCATCTGGCAAAATATATTGAAGAATTCCAGCGCCACCTCAATTTCTGA
- a CDS encoding MFS transporter, with protein sequence MQLNSTGGISRTVIWLMSVISGLVVANNYYNQPLLGLISEELNVPESAVSKISVLTQLGYAAGLLLIVPLGDKLYRKKLILTDLLLVFAALLWMTFGTELWMLYVASLLIGITSVIPQLFIPIAAELSSDKEKSSNIGTVMSGLLLGILLSRFIGGIVGEFWGWRAMFGIAAALMIIVWFAVYKMLPELQPNFKGSYGELMKSVFHLARTQPVLRLASFRGAMAFGSMCALFTTLVFHMENPPFNVGSSVVGSFGLAGAVGALAAAKVGKLQQYFSLNRIIFYALLIVLGSWLFTYFAGETYWGLIVGVILVDLGVQSSHIMNQTNYFMIKSNAVNRLNTVYMVSYFIGGSLGTWTASIAWQHAQWTGVCTVGAAMAVLALIAHLLFARRVQLNP encoded by the coding sequence ATGCAGTTGAATTCTACAGGCGGTATTTCACGTACCGTCATCTGGTTGATGTCCGTTATTTCCGGGCTTGTCGTAGCAAACAATTACTACAATCAGCCTTTGCTCGGTCTTATTTCCGAAGAGCTGAACGTTCCTGAAAGTGCGGTAAGTAAGATTTCCGTGCTCACCCAGCTCGGGTATGCCGCGGGACTATTGCTGATTGTTCCTTTGGGAGACAAGCTCTACCGTAAAAAACTGATTTTAACGGATCTTCTGCTGGTGTTCGCAGCATTGCTTTGGATGACTTTCGGTACTGAACTGTGGATGCTGTATGTCGCCAGTCTGCTAATTGGCATTACTTCCGTGATTCCGCAGCTGTTTATTCCTATTGCGGCCGAATTATCTTCGGATAAAGAAAAGTCATCCAACATCGGAACAGTGATGTCAGGCCTGCTGCTGGGGATTCTGCTGTCGAGGTTTATCGGTGGAATCGTCGGTGAATTCTGGGGGTGGCGGGCAATGTTCGGAATTGCCGCGGCACTGATGATTATCGTATGGTTTGCCGTCTATAAAATGCTTCCCGAGCTGCAGCCCAATTTCAAAGGAAGCTACGGAGAACTCATGAAATCCGTTTTTCATCTGGCCAGGACACAACCGGTTTTGCGGCTGGCTTCTTTCCGTGGTGCCATGGCTTTCGGGTCGATGTGTGCCTTGTTTACAACGCTTGTCTTTCACATGGAAAATCCACCGTTCAATGTCGGCTCATCGGTGGTCGGGAGTTTTGGACTGGCAGGAGCCGTAGGTGCCTTGGCTGCGGCAAAGGTGGGGAAGCTTCAGCAGTATTTTAGTCTTAACAGGATTATTTTCTATGCATTACTGATAGTTTTGGGAAGCTGGCTGTTTACTTATTTTGCGGGGGAAACGTATTGGGGACTTATTGTCGGAGTTATTTTGGTGGACCTGGGCGTGCAGTCCAGCCACATTATGAATCAGACCAATTATTTCATGATAAAATCCAATGCTGTTAACAGGTTGAACACCGTGTATATGGTTTCCTATTTTATCGGCGGTTCTCTGGGAACATGGACGGCCTCAATCGCGTGGCAACATGCGCAGTGGACCGGAGTGTGCACAGTCGGAGCAGCTATGGCAGTTTTGGCATTGATCGCACATTTGCTGTTTGCCAGAAGAGTGCAGTTGAATCCGTAA
- the pdeM gene encoding ligase-associated DNA damage response endonuclease PdeM yields the protein MKIVTKNIILQNEQFTLTNQRALFWKKEKALVLSDLHIGKAAHFRKNGIALTSHLMKNDLERLSILIEYFQPEKFIVVGDLLHAGDNSDVDEFCGWRNQYPDLQFYLVEGNHDRISKKLESKLCLNFKSKSFENEEFIFIHDFEKKQEKFQVTGHIHPGFVIHSSVKKIKLPCFVVTDNQLLLPAFSEFTGLDTKNLPKKGRFYVFTDAEIYEI from the coding sequence ATGAAAATCGTAACAAAAAATATAATCCTTCAGAACGAACAATTTACTTTAACCAACCAAAGAGCTTTATTCTGGAAAAAGGAAAAAGCTTTGGTCCTCTCCGATCTTCACATCGGCAAAGCGGCCCATTTCCGGAAAAATGGCATTGCACTAACGAGCCATTTGATGAAAAACGACCTGGAACGGCTGTCTATCCTGATCGAATATTTTCAACCTGAGAAATTTATTGTAGTTGGCGACCTGTTGCATGCGGGGGACAATTCGGATGTAGATGAATTCTGCGGATGGCGAAACCAGTATCCGGATCTTCAGTTCTATTTGGTAGAAGGCAATCACGACCGCATTTCGAAAAAGCTAGAATCCAAATTATGCCTGAACTTTAAATCCAAATCTTTTGAAAACGAAGAATTTATTTTCATTCACGATTTTGAAAAAAAACAGGAAAAATTTCAGGTGACGGGCCATATTCATCCGGGATTTGTTATTCATTCTTCCGTAAAAAAAATTAAGCTGCCTTGTTTTGTAGTAACCGACAATCAGCTGTTGCTGCCCGCTTTCAGTGAGTTCACCGGGCTGGATACAAAAAATCTCCCTAAAAAAGGAAGATTCTATGTTTTCACGGATGCCGAAATTTATGAGATTTGA
- a CDS encoding DUF3861 domain-containing protein, with product MEKKSNKYNLELKEVSLKDGSKGTKTLSFDFENHDDLFQIFEAVRSKKIFSDEETANEFALGLKLFTEVMLKNKQHALFEELRPAIGEFMKKLKSL from the coding sequence ATGGAAAAGAAAAGCAATAAATACAACCTGGAGCTCAAAGAAGTTTCATTAAAAGACGGTTCAAAAGGAACAAAAACACTGTCTTTTGATTTTGAAAACCATGATGATCTCTTTCAGATTTTCGAGGCGGTGCGCTCCAAAAAGATTTTCAGTGACGAAGAAACAGCAAATGAGTTTGCATTAGGCTTAAAGCTTTTTACGGAAGTGATGCTTAAAAATAAACAACATGCTCTTTTTGAAGAACTCAGACCGGCCATCGGTGAATTCATGAAGAAACTGAAAAGTCTGTAA